Proteins encoded by one window of Crassostrea angulata isolate pt1a10 chromosome 9, ASM2561291v2, whole genome shotgun sequence:
- the LOC128162788 gene encoding ribosomal RNA-processing protein 7 homolog A-like, with product MCASEKTVVIDGFTVIQTKFQESGKIGHSLYVKEAQSRGSSRPKDRTLFVVNVPPYCTQASLSSVFSTFGDVTKVYLYDRPHSEDPQPSQSTYFPDRPQPKGFKVAYIIFKKAACLGKVTSHPYDRVLRLSPEENPILTGIKKWQMEYQQNICNPKALQAEIDKYMTHYDEEQEREKRLALEQEGVPDEDGWVTVTRHGKNKGAPRTETMEKKITSKNKKKQAEKELKNFYAFQMRESKRDKIAELRKKFEEDKQRISLMKASRKFRPY from the exons ATGTGTGCCTCCGAGAAAACAGTTGTGATTGACGGTTTTACTG TCATACAAACAAAGTTTCAAGAGTCTGGCAAAATAGGGCACAGTCTCTATGTTAAGGAGGCACAAAGTAGGGGGAGCAGCCGACCTAAAGATAGGACCCTCTTTGTTGTAAATGTACCTCCATATTGCACACAG GCTAGTTTAAGCAGTGTGTTTTCCACCTTTGGAGACGTGACAAAGGTTTACCTGTACGATAGGCCCCACAGTGAGGACCCCCAACCATCCCAGTCGACCTACTTCCCAGACAGACCCCAGCCAAAG gGCTTCAAAGTTGCATACATCATCTTTAAGAAGGCAGCTTGCCTGGGAAAGGTTACATCTCATCCATATGACAGAGTGCTGAGGCTTTCTCCCGAGGAAAACCCAATTCTCACCGGAATAAAAA AATGGCAGATGGAATATCAGCAAAATATCTGCAATCCAAAGGCACTGCAGGCGGAAATTGACAAGTATATGACGCATTATGATGAAGAACAGGAGAGAGAGAAGAGGCTGGCCCTGGAGCAGGAAGGAGTGCCGGATGAAGACGGCTGGGTCACGGTGACGCGACACGGCAAAAACAAGGGGGCGCCTCGAACAGAAACCATGGAGAAAAAGATCACCAGCAAAAACAAGAAGAAACAGGCTGAAAAG GAACTGAAGAATTTTTATGCTTTCCAAATGAGGGAATCCAAAAGAGATA AAATTGCTGAATTGCGTAAGAAGTTTGAAGAGGATAAACAAAGAATTTCCTTAATGAAAGCGTCCAGGAAATTTAGACCTTATTAA